The Glycine soja cultivar W05 chromosome 19, ASM419377v2, whole genome shotgun sequence genomic sequence GGATACAATACTCAGTCTTATTGTTTAAATACTACTTGTgcaaattggtacacttgcctaTCGAGCGAACAatatgctaaaatattttttgggttggacctgaatcaggagggagaggccttgaCGGACTTTTTGGAGTCTAGGCCTTCGGGGCAAATACACTTtatttgagtgttcctttaagcaTGTGtcaatcccacatggttggaacattcttgcaaaacatcgtgaccttAACCGGTCtttctatgattttacctagtgataGTAACCTGACTAGTGTGTTTTGTCTTACCATGTACTCTTAGGCGCTCGGcgagatttttcactgacaaggtatcacattgcatatagggttgagtcttagtgtatctgttgcataacttttgtgtaatgatcattgtaACTTGCTACGTGTTGGCAggtaatgaattgtgtgagtATGAGATATTGTGTTGTACTTGAGATTTGTTATTCTAAACGTGATTAATCTAAACGTGTGAAATATGATTatgtgattaaatccttgtgacAAGTGATGTTACGCAATGAGTGATAAAATGATGTGAATTGAGTTAAGTTCAGCTCGTTATACTtatactatatatatgtgtcttTGTTTATCTCTACAtatttaggaatgtgataattcactccctgtgtgttgtttgtgtttggatctgtgatgatctcgaaccttttGTTCGTGCGAGCAAATGATTATGTAGATTGCTTTAAGGGACCTCATGCTGGAGGATATCGAGACACAATactctgataagatgtgacattgagGCATGTGTTTCTATATTATTTGCATAATGGTCTGAATATGTTACTTTATGTTGTTCTGCTGCttaacttgtttttcttttgtagaagaaaaaaataattttgatgacTTTGTTTTAAgtcgaaaatatttttttacctttatttgataagtttttaatttgataattaatgtGAATATGAACCTTTTAACCACGTCAActcttttatgtttattgaataaaatcattttatgtaattccatatttttatgtattttgttatataaatatgtatatcagATAAAGGGGTCAGAGTCTCAAATTCAAGTCTTTCATACACAATTGTATTAAATACTAAGATGAAGAATTATCAATAATAATCTGGTAgtctagaaaaaataaaacttaccatcaattaacattttaaatatgtaaaatcacaatagtaaaaataaagataacttATTATCAATTCAAACTAGTAAAAGAGAATTaggtaataaataaattagttttaattcccTTAATTGTGAAGCCCATAACCTAGTTCTCAAGttaatatttaatagtatttataaaaatttatttgaattaatttaaggattaaaaaattatactctttCTGTCCTAAAATAATAGTCATCTACTtgtcttatattattttacacgtataaaaaaatatataaataaaaaataataacaatcttatatcatcattaattcatttataaactTTGTTATCTGTCACTAATATTATATGGgatataagtgaaaaaattaataattaatgttacattaaaaaattaaaataataattatttaaaataattttattttcttatgtgataattataattaaaaggaataaaatggaactttttttttcaaagggaaaaagtaaattttattttatttttaaccgaaattaaaaatagagatgaaagagaaataaaaatataagataatatgCATGGTAGTAATGGTGATTTggtttatttgtaaaaaaacaaaaaaaaattgaataatctGATATAGAGTGAGGTGACCCCAggaagcagcagcagcagcagcaataCAGCTTTCGAAATTGACCCACCACTCCTTTAAAATCTTCCCCCCACACCCAGGAGCCACATCTGACTTGCCATTAATGCCCCTAATATTAGTTCCATTTCTAAAAAGCTCCAAAATTCATTTTGAATCTGCATTTGATTTCTCTCCCATGGGCAAGAAAATGAAGCTCCCTTCCTCTTCTTGGCCCTGGCCCTCCTGCCACCAACCGCGAACCCTCTCTTTCCGAGCCCAAAACGACGCCGCATACTTGGACACGCTGGAGAGCTCCGAGACTTCCTTCTTCACCGTCTCCCCTGACTCCGGAAGCTTCTCAACTGCCTCAGAAGAAGATTCTAGAAGACCCGACTCACTAGAGACCGTCATTCGCGGCTTGCGTTCCGACCGTCTGTTCTTCGAGCCAGACGAGACTAGTTCCATATTAGAAGCCaaagcagcagcagcaacaacaacaacaacaacaacgttgCCGTTCAAAGACAGCGTTGTCATGTCCGTGGACTCCCAAGACCCTTACGTCGATTTCCGCAGGTCCATGGAGGAGATGGTGGAGGCGCAGTGCGTCAAGGGCTGGGAGGGTCTCCAAGAGCTTCTGTCTTGGTATTTGAAAGTCAACGGTAAAACCAACCACGGCTATATCGTTGGTGCTTTCGTTGATTTATTGttcgcttcttcttcctcactaGTTTCTTCTTCTGACAATAACTCCCACTCTCCTTCTTCCCCTTTATCGTTTTATAGCTCTTCCTCTTGCAGCACTCGCTGTGTTTCTTGTTTGGAAGCTGAGGTCGAGGTTCATAATAATGATATAGCTACTACTTCTTCTTTCTTGTTAGAACAAGTTAGGGAAGACCaggcttcatcttcttcttctacttctaCTTCCTCTTTGaattaaaatactttattttatttgaaactaAGGGAGATTACTTAttattaattgtaatatttCTTCTGTATTAGTATATACTTAGTAGTAGTTTATAGTTAGTAGTAGCATTTTTGTTTCATGGCGCGCGAGCTTAGCTTCCATGGCTCTCTGTACTGTGTTAATTGGGTCACAGGTATGGAGGAAATTAATGAAACCGTACGTGCGTGCGCGAGAGAGGTTGTCGATTTTTGTTTCCTTTACTGCATGGGAAGCCAACAAGGAGTAgaaatttctatttttgtcttgaattagATTATGCTTACAAGATTTGTATAGTCATTATCTCTTGTCAATCTATGTATATGTGGCTAAATGACATCAAATCCTCTATATATTGCTTTCATTGAGATAGACATAGACACTCAATCTGAACATACTTTCTTCTGGCAAATATAACGTTGTTTATAGTAAGCAATTAATTGATGTATGTACAGTTTTTTGGAATACAGTAGTAAAAAAATGAGGTAAGTTGGTTAGGTTTGGTTTGCTTCAACGGCATTCTACAAATTTATGACACACTGTTCAATGCGGGTAACTGGTTTCAAACCAAGCTTCCTTAGCTGACTGCCAAAGTGATTAGAAAATGTTAacaagttaaattaaaaaaatattatcaaatatatatactctcatcttaatttttaatttaaacttttta encodes the following:
- the LOC114399853 gene encoding transcription repressor OFP13-like, with the translated sequence MPLILVPFLKSSKIHFESAFDFSPMGKKMKLPSSSWPWPSCHQPRTLSFRAQNDAAYLDTLESSETSFFTVSPDSGSFSTASEEDSRRPDSLETVIRGLRSDRLFFEPDETSSILEAKAAAATTTTTTTLPFKDSVVMSVDSQDPYVDFRRSMEEMVEAQCVKGWEGLQELLSWYLKVNGKTNHGYIVGAFVDLLFASSSSLVSSSDNNSHSPSSPLSFYSSSSCSTRCVSCLEAEVEVHNNDIATTSSFLLEQVREDQASSSSSTSTSSLN